A genomic stretch from uncultured Methanobrevibacter sp. includes:
- a CDS encoding TIGR00269 family protein → MSIKKEEFNEMIFTRINDLIKEYELIKEGEKIAIALSGGKDSVLTLHALKNYHDICGFDFELVAISVDEGIEGYRQHGIDAAVNNAKMLDIPLIQKSFKDEEGFALDDIYSYFKSACIPCGVFRRNILNKTAYEIGADKIATGHNLDDEIQSFLMSFSRGDTVKFSKFGPELDQIHEKLIPRIKPLWNTPEKEVGMWAILNGIEIHLDECPYSNLSLRAKIKEFLNNTESKHPGTKENVLNSFIKTLDVENIRTVLNECERCGEPTSGKICKACEIKETIWENM, encoded by the coding sequence ATGAGTATAAAAAAAGAAGAGTTTAATGAAATGATTTTCACTAGAATCAATGATTTGATCAAAGAATATGAATTGATTAAAGAGGGTGAAAAAATAGCTATTGCATTGTCTGGAGGTAAAGACAGTGTCTTGACTCTTCATGCACTTAAAAATTACCATGACATTTGTGGCTTTGATTTTGAGCTTGTTGCCATTTCTGTTGATGAGGGAATAGAAGGCTATCGCCAACATGGAATTGATGCAGCAGTAAACAATGCAAAAATGTTGGATATTCCACTTATTCAAAAATCCTTTAAGGATGAGGAAGGATTTGCATTGGATGACATTTATTCTTATTTTAAAAGCGCTTGCATTCCATGTGGAGTCTTTAGAAGAAATATCTTAAATAAAACAGCTTATGAAATAGGTGCTGATAAGATAGCTACTGGACATAATCTTGATGATGAGATTCAATCATTTTTAATGAGCTTTTCAAGAGGGGATACCGTAAAATTCTCTAAATTTGGCCCAGAATTAGATCAAATTCATGAAAAGCTGATTCCAAGAATAAAGCCATTATGGAACACTCCAGAAAAAGAGGTAGGCATGTGGGCAATCCTAAATGGAATTGAAATTCATTTGGATGAATGTCCTTATTCTAATCTTTCATTAAGGGCTAAGATTAAGGAGTTTTTAAACAATACAGAATCCAAACATCCTGGAACAAAGGAAAATGTGTTGAATTCATTTATTAAAACACTTGATGTTGAGAATATTAGGACAGTGTTAAATGAATGTGAAAGGTGTGGTGAACCAACATCCGGTAAAATATGTAAGGCTTGTGAAATAAAAGAAACAATTTGGGAAAACATGTAG
- a CDS encoding hemolysin family protein, with protein sequence MEMDSIIIGIEILVIIILIVLNGLFSLAEIAVVSTRRIRMQKIADEGNKRALLVLDFMDNVSDFLSTVQIGITFTAIITGAIGGTTFSEPMGNFLSPYIPYSYQLSFIFVILVTTYFTILIGEIVPKRMALNDPEGYSLQTAKFMQVSSWICKPVVRLLDSSTNLALRIVGSKPKEDVVTEEEVKLLIEEGIEDGTIAEEEEDIIKRVFRLDDQKVDMIMTPRSEIIWIDLEDDMEENKERIISSKRSIFPVAEGELDDFIGVVQAKDLLSEIFSGKEINIKETIKSPLVVPENMLAMDLLQEFKENREYVHMVLVVDEFGSVAGLITLNDLLEGIVGDIPGIDEEDDPKAIERKDNSWLIDGRFSIEDFKDLFEIEKEMPNEVEDGYTTIAGFILSHAGKIPDTGEIFHEGKFTFEIMDMDANHIDKILVTVNEEDANKLDLESKED encoded by the coding sequence ATGGAAATGGACTCGATAATTATAGGAATTGAAATTTTAGTAATAATAATTTTAATTGTGCTTAATGGACTTTTCTCCCTTGCAGAAATTGCTGTTGTATCCACTAGAAGAATCAGGATGCAAAAAATCGCAGATGAAGGGAATAAAAGAGCATTACTTGTTTTAGACTTTATGGATAATGTCAGTGACTTCTTATCCACTGTACAAATTGGTATAACATTTACTGCAATTATCACAGGGGCAATTGGTGGAACTACTTTTTCTGAACCTATGGGTAATTTTTTAAGCCCATACATTCCTTACAGTTACCAATTAAGCTTCATATTTGTTATTCTTGTAACTACATACTTCACAATCTTGATTGGTGAAATTGTACCTAAAAGAATGGCATTAAATGACCCTGAGGGATATTCATTGCAAACTGCAAAATTCATGCAAGTAAGTTCATGGATCTGCAAGCCGGTTGTCAGATTGCTTGACAGTTCAACCAACCTTGCACTTAGAATTGTTGGCTCCAAGCCAAAAGAGGATGTTGTAACCGAAGAGGAAGTCAAATTACTTATTGAAGAAGGTATTGAAGACGGAACCATTGCTGAAGAGGAAGAAGACATCATCAAAAGGGTGTTCCGTTTAGATGACCAAAAAGTGGATATGATAATGACTCCAAGAAGTGAAATCATCTGGATAGATTTGGAAGATGACATGGAAGAAAACAAGGAAAGAATCATTAGCAGTAAAAGATCCATCTTCCCTGTAGCTGAAGGAGAGTTGGATGATTTCATCGGTGTAGTTCAAGCTAAAGACCTATTAAGTGAAATCTTCTCAGGTAAAGAAATAAATATTAAAGAAACCATCAAATCTCCATTGGTTGTTCCTGAAAACATGCTTGCAATGGACTTGCTTCAAGAGTTCAAGGAAAATAGGGAATATGTCCATATGGTGCTTGTTGTAGATGAATTCGGAAGTGTTGCAGGATTGATTACATTGAATGACCTTCTTGAAGGAATCGTAGGAGACATTCCGGGTATCGATGAGGAAGATGATCCTAAAGCAATTGAAAGAAAAGACAATTCATGGTTAATTGACGGCAGATTCTCTATTGAAGACTTTAAGGACTTGTTTGAAATTGAAAAGGAAATGCCAAATGAAGTTGAAGACGGATACACAACCATTGCAGGATTCATCCTTTCACATGCAGGCAAAATCCCAGATACAGGTGAAATATTCCATGAAGGCAAGTTTACCTTTGAGATTATGGATATGGATGCAAACCATATTGATAAGATCTTGGTAACCGTCAACGAAGAGGATGCAAATAAATTGGATCTTGAAAGCAAAGAGGATTAG
- a CDS encoding MTH1187 family thiamine-binding protein, producing MITADLCIIPMGIEESSVGKYVAKAAQIIEKSGLNYQITAMGTQIETEDLKKLYEVCGEVQESIFEMGVPRVYTVLKIDDRGDKENRTLEEKVKSVKNRM from the coding sequence ATGATTACAGCAGATTTATGTATTATACCTATGGGAATTGAAGAGTCCAGTGTTGGCAAATATGTTGCTAAAGCAGCTCAAATTATTGAAAAAAGTGGCTTGAACTATCAAATAACCGCTATGGGAACTCAAATTGAAACTGAAGACTTGAAAAAATTATATGAAGTTTGTGGAGAAGTTCAGGAATCTATTTTTGAAATGGGAGTACCAAGGGTTTACACTGTTTTGAAAATAGATGATAGGGGAGATAAGGAAAACAGAACATTAGAAGAAAAAGTAAAATCTGTAAAAAATAGAATGTGA
- a CDS encoding tRNA (guanine(10)-N(2))-dimethyltransferase yields MENNQNNNYQNNYNTEIREYGEDELKIIEEGKVQIKFPDFDKVSSDAPVFYNPRMEFNRDNSILALQAYQREVDREINICDLFGGSGIRGIRYKKEIDGVGDVSINDISPLANEFTRINAELNDVEVEIDQKEANNELRSNMGRFDVIDIDPFGTPSPFVDSAGYNLKRDSLLCLTATDTSCLCGTYEEPCIRKYNAQPYKSEYCHENGIRILIGFAALTLAKYQKYIEVKMSHSSEHYMRTYLKVRKGSKATDESLKNIGYIAHCKHCLHRSEYKGLASSIPEFCPECGEKLIVAGPMWLGPIQNEEFIDSMIEIAEEKNLNQKDNVLKLLNSCKIEANAPSTFYDIHKVCRALKISAPKFDKVFDKLEEEGFVAVKTHYSPLGIKTNASNKELMDIITELAK; encoded by the coding sequence ATGGAAAATAATCAAAATAACAATTATCAAAATAACTACAACACCGAAATAAGGGAGTATGGTGAAGATGAATTAAAAATCATCGAAGAGGGTAAAGTTCAAATAAAATTCCCTGATTTTGATAAGGTTTCATCTGATGCTCCTGTTTTTTATAATCCTCGAATGGAATTCAATAGGGACAATTCAATCCTTGCACTCCAGGCATACCAAAGGGAAGTGGATAGGGAAATAAACATTTGCGACCTTTTTGGAGGAAGCGGAATAAGAGGAATACGCTATAAAAAGGAAATTGATGGAGTTGGTGATGTTTCAATAAATGACATCAGCCCACTTGCCAATGAATTTACCAGAATCAATGCAGAACTTAATGATGTTGAAGTTGAAATAGATCAAAAGGAAGCAAACAACGAATTGAGAAGCAATATGGGAAGATTTGATGTCATTGACATTGACCCATTTGGAACCCCTTCACCATTTGTGGACTCTGCAGGATATAACCTTAAAAGGGATTCCCTTCTTTGCTTAACAGCAACAGACACATCATGCCTTTGCGGAACATATGAAGAGCCTTGCATTAGAAAATATAATGCGCAACCATACAAAAGCGAATATTGCCATGAAAATGGTATTAGAATTCTCATTGGATTTGCTGCGCTCACCCTTGCAAAGTATCAGAAATACATTGAAGTTAAAATGTCACATAGCAGTGAGCATTACATGAGAACATACCTGAAAGTAAGAAAAGGCTCCAAAGCTACTGATGAATCATTAAAAAACATTGGATATATTGCACATTGTAAACATTGCCTTCATAGAAGCGAGTACAAAGGTCTTGCATCAAGCATTCCAGAATTCTGTCCTGAATGCGGTGAAAAATTGATAGTGGCAGGCCCAATGTGGCTAGGACCTATACAAAATGAAGAATTCATTGATTCCATGATAGAAATAGCTGAGGAAAAGAATCTTAACCAAAAGGATAATGTCTTAAAGCTATTGAATTCCTGTAAGATAGAGGCAAATGCACCAAGCACATTCTACGATATCCACAAAGTATGCAGAGCCTTAAAGATCAGCGCCCCTAAGTTTGACAAGGTATTCGATAAGCTTGAGGAAGAAGGGTTCGTTGCAGTGAAAACCCATTACAGTCCTCTCGGTATAAAGACCAATGCAAGCAATAAGGAATTGATGGACATAATCACGGAATTGGCAAAATAG
- a CDS encoding calcium/sodium antiporter — protein sequence MELIIQIILLIIGFVLLIKGADVFVDGASNVAYNLKIPTIIVGLTIVAFGTSAPEAAVSITSAFAGTNALSLGNVVGSNIFNILAVVGISALLGTLTVDKILIKRDFPFLVISTIGLLVIAVLFGQLSRLCGIIFLIIIIAYVYRLVQEARKDKEAMSEEIEVKLSMPKSFIYIILGIAGIIIGSDLVVDGASFIASAFGLSDALIGLTIVAIGTSLPELVTSVTALKKGDNGIVIGNVLGSSIFNILFILGVSSAIMPLPIAPEMVTDIALMTVITIIGAIFAYSQNEVDKKEGAILVALFILYMAFVIIRN from the coding sequence ATGGAATTAATTATTCAAATTATTTTACTTATAATAGGATTTGTGCTTTTAATAAAAGGTGCAGATGTATTTGTAGATGGTGCAAGTAATGTTGCATACAATTTAAAGATACCTACCATCATCGTAGGTTTGACAATTGTTGCATTTGGTACAAGTGCACCTGAAGCTGCAGTTTCAATTACTTCAGCATTTGCTGGAACCAATGCATTATCCTTAGGAAACGTTGTAGGTAGTAATATCTTCAATATTTTAGCAGTAGTAGGTATTTCTGCATTGCTTGGAACCTTGACTGTAGATAAAATTCTAATTAAAAGAGATTTCCCATTTTTAGTCATCTCCACAATAGGATTACTTGTTATAGCGGTCCTATTTGGACAACTAAGCAGACTCTGTGGTATAATCTTCTTGATTATCATTATCGCTTATGTTTATCGTCTTGTACAGGAAGCAAGAAAAGATAAGGAAGCTATGTCAGAAGAGATTGAAGTGAAACTTTCAATGCCAAAATCATTCATTTACATTATTCTAGGTATTGCAGGTATCATTATAGGTTCTGATTTGGTTGTGGATGGTGCAAGTTTCATTGCTAGTGCATTCGGATTAAGTGATGCGCTTATTGGTCTTACCATTGTTGCAATAGGAACTTCCTTGCCTGAACTTGTTACATCTGTAACTGCACTTAAAAAAGGGGACAATGGTATTGTAATCGGTAACGTGCTTGGATCAAGCATCTTTAATATCTTATTCATTTTAGGTGTAAGCAGTGCAATCATGCCATTACCTATTGCACCGGAAATGGTAACTGATATTGCTTTAATGACAGTGATTACTATAATCGGTGCAATATTCGCTTATAGTCAAAATGAAGTGGATAAAAAAGAAGGTGCAATATTAGTTGCCTTATTCATACTCTATATGGCGTTTGTCATTATAAGAAATTAA
- a CDS encoding DUF1922 domain-containing protein, giving the protein MYLIFRCDCGRVLYAKKGVATRKCTCGKTIKVKSRRILQRVETAEDATYAVQKMQEEIYGGSMFSTAEEFKQNKFLNQIDRKMKEL; this is encoded by the coding sequence ATGTATTTGATATTCAGATGCGACTGTGGAAGGGTTTTATATGCTAAAAAAGGTGTTGCTACAAGAAAATGCACTTGTGGAAAAACCATCAAGGTGAAAAGTCGCAGAATCCTTCAAAGGGTGGAAACTGCAGAAGATGCAACATATGCCGTTCAAAAGATGCAAGAGGAAATCTATGGAGGGTCAATGTTCAGCACTGCAGAGGAATTTAAACAGAATAAGTTCCTCAATCAAATAGATAGAAAAATGAAAGAATTATAA
- a CDS encoding DegT/DnrJ/EryC1/StrS aminotransferase family protein yields the protein MADIKVSIASPVIEEEEINAVIDVMKSGMIAQGPKVIEFEEEFAKYVGAKYGIATNSGTSALHVALLAAGIGEGDEVITTPFTFAATGNSILYTGARPVFVDIDPETFTIDPAKIEEAITDKTKAIMPVQLYGQAADMEPIMKIAKEHDLIVIEDAAQAHGAEYNGEKVGNLGDMACFSFYPTKNMTTSEGGMITTNNEEFAENAKVFRAHGSATKYHHDVLGYNFRMTDIAAAIGLEQLKKIDSFNAKRIENAKCLNEGLKDIEPIETPVLKDGCKHVYHQYTIKIKDGKRDELSDYLIQNGIGNGIYYPIPLYDQVLYKELGYDQALPVTDEIVEEVLSLPIHAKLTQEDLDYIIKTIKEFF from the coding sequence ATGGCAGACATTAAAGTTTCAATAGCTAGTCCTGTTATTGAAGAAGAGGAAATAAATGCAGTAATTGATGTAATGAAATCTGGTATGATTGCACAAGGACCAAAGGTAATTGAATTTGAAGAAGAATTTGCAAAATATGTAGGTGCAAAGTATGGAATTGCAACCAATTCCGGAACTTCTGCATTGCATGTAGCTCTTTTAGCCGCTGGAATTGGCGAAGGAGATGAAGTTATTACAACCCCATTCACATTTGCAGCTACTGGAAACTCCATCTTATACACTGGAGCTCGCCCGGTCTTTGTTGATATAGACCCTGAAACCTTTACCATTGACCCTGCAAAGATTGAAGAAGCAATCACTGACAAGACTAAAGCTATCATGCCTGTTCAATTGTATGGTCAAGCTGCAGATATGGAACCTATAATGAAAATCGCAAAAGAGCATGACTTGATTGTCATTGAAGATGCAGCTCAAGCGCATGGTGCTGAATACAATGGTGAAAAGGTAGGTAACCTTGGAGACATGGCTTGTTTCAGTTTCTATCCTACCAAAAACATGACCACAAGTGAAGGTGGTATGATCACCACTAACAATGAGGAATTTGCAGAAAACGCAAAGGTCTTTAGAGCTCATGGTTCAGCTACCAAATATCATCATGACGTTTTAGGTTATAACTTCAGGATGACTGACATTGCTGCAGCTATTGGTTTAGAGCAACTTAAGAAAATAGACTCATTCAATGCAAAAAGAATTGAAAATGCTAAATGCCTTAATGAAGGTTTAAAGGATATTGAACCAATTGAAACTCCAGTTTTAAAAGATGGTTGCAAGCATGTTTACCACCAATACACAATCAAGATTAAAGATGGAAAAAGAGATGAATTGTCTGATTATTTAATTCAAAATGGTATTGGTAATGGTATTTACTATCCAATTCCTCTTTATGATCAAGTTCTTTATAAGGAATTAGGTTACGATCAAGCTCTTCCAGTAACTGATGAAATAGTAGAAGAAGTTTTATCTCTTCCTATTCATGCAAAGCTTACTCAAGAAGACTTAGATTATATTATCAAAACAATTAAAGAATTCTTTTAA
- a CDS encoding Lrp/AsnC family transcriptional regulator — translation MCAKKNDEIIKLDETDIKILKIINDDVRISYRQISRDLGISVGTVHNRIDKMLKSGVIEKFAPVLNHKKLGYALTSIIGVNVKGQELEAWEAEISNNKNVVGLYDVTGQYDAIVIAKFKDTDELDKFLKELLKSGCIEKTITQTVLNIVKEDIGSANIL, via the coding sequence ATGTGTGCAAAAAAGAACGATGAAATAATCAAATTGGACGAAACTGATATTAAAATTCTAAAAATCATCAATGATGATGTTAGAATTTCATACAGACAAATATCACGTGATTTAGGAATTTCTGTAGGAACTGTACACAATCGTATCGATAAAATGCTTAAATCTGGTGTAATTGAAAAATTCGCACCTGTATTAAACCATAAAAAATTAGGTTATGCGCTTACAAGCATTATTGGCGTTAATGTTAAAGGTCAAGAATTGGAAGCTTGGGAAGCTGAAATCTCAAACAACAAAAATGTTGTTGGACTTTATGACGTTACCGGTCAATATGACGCTATTGTAATTGCTAAATTTAAAGATACCGATGAATTAGACAAATTCCTTAAAGAATTGCTTAAATCAGGCTGTATTGAAAAAACAATTACACAAACTGTGCTTAACATAGTAAAAGAAGATATTGGATCTGCTAATATCCTCTAG